TTCCACCGCATCGCCCTCGGCATCGGCGTGATGTGCGTGTTCGTGATGCTGCTCAACCGCTTCTTCTGGCGCCGGCTGTATTTGCTGGCCGAAGACCGCAGCCGCTGATATCGAAGGAGAACAAAATGACCGACAAACTGATCGAACTGCAGGCCGTCAAAAAGGCCTTCCGCAGCGCCGACGGTGCTCCGCGCACCGTGCTCGAAGGCGTCGATTTCACGCTGGCGGACGGCGAGATCGTCGCGCTGCTCGGCAAATCCGGCTCCGGTAAATCCACGCTGCTGCGCATCGTCGCGGGCCTCGTGCCGGCCGACGCGGGCAAGGTCGAATACCGCGGGCGGCCGATCCGCGGGCCGCTGTCCGGCGTCGCGATGGTGTTCCAGTCCTTCGCCCTGTTTCCCTGGCTGACGGTGCAGCAGAACGTGGAGCTGGGCCTGGAAGCGCAAGGCATCGCGCCCGCCGTACGGCGCGAGCGCGCGGACGCGATGCTCGACCTGATCGGCCTCTCCGGCTTCGGCAGCGCGCTGCCGCGCGAACTCTCGGGCGGCATGCGCCAGCGCGTGGGCATCGCGCGCGCGCTCGTCACGCATCCGGACGTGCTGCTGATGGACGAAGCCTTCTCCGCGCTCGACGTGCTCACGGGCGAGACGCTGCGCGGCGACATCCTCGACCTGTGGGACGGCAAGCGGATTCCCACGCGCGGCATCCTGATCGTCTCGCACAACATCGAGGAAGCCGTCATGATGGCGGACCGCATCATCATCCTGTCGAGCGATCCGGGC
This genomic stretch from Massilia putida harbors:
- a CDS encoding ABC transporter ATP-binding protein, translated to MTDKLIELQAVKKAFRSADGAPRTVLEGVDFTLADGEIVALLGKSGSGKSTLLRIVAGLVPADAGKVEYRGRPIRGPLSGVAMVFQSFALFPWLTVQQNVELGLEAQGIAPAVRRERADAMLDLIGLSGFGSALPRELSGGMRQRVGIARALVTHPDVLLMDEAFSALDVLTGETLRGDILDLWDGKRIPTRGILIVSHNIEEAVMMADRIIILSSDPGRVRHEIRIDLPRPRNADTPEVRALVDEVYGLMTMRPVAAPATARTATIDYRLPDTDVGRMESVLDLLAGAPYDGRADLPQLSEDTELPDEELFPTYEALGLLGLAHVERGDIALTGLGLHYAQADQALRQALFGQQLLKNVPLAARIRRQLEDEPGGALPEDPFIDLLEDTLEADQAKRMLEVAIEWGRYGELYEYDYHTGRLKLPGTGNIKE